The proteins below are encoded in one region of Candidatus Omnitrophota bacterium:
- a CDS encoding transposase, whose translation MPRQARLILDNVCYHVITRGNQKQAIFKDENDCRAYYKFLLKYKDRYKFKLYGWCLMNNHVHMVMESSFLSKAMHGINLSYAQYFRYKYKSVGHFWQDRYKSHVIQKDKYLINCISYVEYNPVRANIVLRPEDYGWSSYKARILGKKDKLLDELFF comes from the coding sequence ATGCCCAGACAGGCAAGGCTCATATTGGATAACGTATGTTATCATGTAATAACAAGGGGCAATCAGAAACAGGCCATATTTAAGGATGAGAACGACTGTAGAGCATATTATAAGTTTCTACTCAAGTACAAGGATAGGTATAAGTTTAAGTTATACGGTTGGTGCCTGATGAATAACCATGTGCATATGGTTATGGAGTCCTCTTTCTTAAGCAAGGCTATGCACGGCATAAATCTTTCCTATGCTCAATACTTCAGGTATAAATATAAGAGCGTGGGTCATTTTTGGCAGGATAGGTACAAAAGCCATGTGATCCAGAAAGATAAATACCTTATCAATTGCATAAGCTACGTAGAATATAATCCCGTAAGAGCAAATATCGTATTAAGACCTGAAGATTACGGTTGGAGTAGCTACAAGGCAAGAATCCTAGGAAAAAAGGATAAGTTGCTGGACGAGCTGTTCTTTTAG
- a CDS encoding M20/M25/M40 family metallo-hydrolase translates to MKKLFFAILVILCAVFNAHAEDDTARHVRVLSSIIGPRNTLHYRNLERAADYIENEFRRYGYEPEEQVYAMEAGFSPERRFKNIIATKEGRSKKDKIIIVCAHYDTHWNSPGADDNASGIAAVLELARRFSAENPEKTVKFIAFTNEELEFVSEDEDTGSYRYAKDARIRGDDIELVICIDMIGYYSDKPGSQERPLPLAPFYPDKGNFIGFSGDLSAYTILREAVGEFKKATDIPTEYLIIPAPILPGLMTSDNRAFWVFGYQSIWITDTCIYRNPYMHSKNDRAETLDYANMSKVIDGTYNIILTLSK, encoded by the coding sequence ATGAAAAAATTATTTTTCGCTATTCTTGTCATATTGTGCGCGGTTTTTAACGCGCATGCCGAAGACGATACTGCGCGGCATGTCCGCGTCTTATCCTCCATCATAGGCCCACGCAATACTCTCCACTACCGGAATCTCGAACGCGCGGCAGATTACATCGAAAATGAATTCCGGCGATACGGCTACGAACCCGAAGAGCAAGTCTACGCCATGGAAGCGGGCTTTTCACCGGAGAGACGGTTTAAGAATATAATCGCCACAAAGGAAGGCAGAAGCAAAAAGGACAAGATCATAATAGTCTGCGCCCATTACGATACTCACTGGAATTCGCCCGGCGCGGATGATAATGCCTCCGGCATCGCCGCCGTGCTGGAGCTGGCCCGGCGTTTCTCCGCCGAGAATCCGGAAAAAACGGTGAAATTTATCGCATTCACCAATGAAGAGCTCGAGTTCGTTTCCGAAGATGAGGACACGGGCAGTTACCGGTACGCCAAAGACGCGCGGATAAGAGGCGACGACATCGAGCTTGTCATATGCATCGACATGATCGGCTACTACTCCGACAAGCCCGGCTCGCAGGAGCGCCCCCTCCCCCTCGCCCCGTTCTATCCGGATAAGGGCAATTTCATAGGTTTCAGCGGCGACCTGTCGGCATACACCATACTGCGCGAGGCGGTAGGCGAGTTTAAAAAAGCGACAGATATCCCGACGGAATACCTTATAATACCTGCTCCGATACTCCCCGGCCTCATGACATCGGACAATCGCGCTTTCTGGGTATTCGGATACCAGTCGATATGGATAACCGACACGTGCATCTACCGCAATCCTTATATGCATTCCAAAAATGACCGCGCCGAAACGCTCGATTACGCGAATATGTCAAAAGTGATCGACGGCACATACAATATCATATTGACACTTAGCAAATAG
- a CDS encoding carbohydrate porin, producing the protein MKKAIILLFVFLFAGAPYASADDDDDAITADKYFYDASDICPSSKIPPMTGKWGGARSEIAAKGVTFESSFVADTLGNVSGGMHQGARWNSSTGWDINFDLEKAVGMIGTQFHISGLWRTGQNLSSTLIGNAFVASSIYGSQQFRLYGLYIEKTFLDKKLNIRAGRIAAGDDFAASDIYWNFVTNAIDGNPIAVPINVFFPTYPTAVWGVRAKCDIAKDVYTISGLYNGDPRVGRMEACGLDFSMRLKQGIIFAQELAYAPNANSTDTGYKLNTLPGRYKAGFYYHGGTFRDYYSDVNGSSAAITGLPAKKHIGNYGLYFHADQMIYRKPGTKCNEGITPFVVVTLAPDSINKFPFFIDGGFVWKGSVPTRKHDVMAIGFSYGKYSSDLAHYERDNQEVNGSTTPIQSYELAFDFSYKLMITPWMFLQPDMQYIVNPSGGHNIDNAVVVGTRFGLTF; encoded by the coding sequence ATGAAAAAGGCGATTATCCTTCTTTTCGTATTTCTATTCGCGGGGGCGCCGTATGCTTCCGCGGATGATGATGATGATGCGATAACCGCCGATAAATATTTTTACGACGCCTCCGACATATGCCCGAGCTCAAAGATCCCGCCGATGACCGGCAAATGGGGTGGCGCCAGGTCGGAGATCGCGGCAAAAGGCGTAACCTTCGAATCAAGCTTCGTGGCCGATACCCTCGGAAACGTCTCCGGCGGAATGCATCAGGGCGCCAGATGGAACAGTTCAACGGGTTGGGATATTAACTTCGACCTTGAAAAAGCGGTCGGCATGATAGGCACGCAGTTTCATATATCCGGTTTGTGGCGCACCGGGCAGAACCTCTCCTCCACGCTCATCGGTAACGCCTTCGTAGCGAGCAGTATCTACGGCAGTCAGCAGTTCAGGCTCTACGGGCTGTACATCGAAAAAACATTTCTCGATAAGAAGCTAAATATTCGCGCCGGCCGCATCGCGGCAGGAGATGATTTCGCCGCCTCCGACATCTACTGGAACTTCGTTACCAACGCCATCGACGGAAACCCAATCGCGGTGCCTATAAACGTATTCTTCCCCACTTATCCTACCGCGGTATGGGGAGTGCGCGCAAAATGCGATATAGCTAAAGACGTATACACTATCAGCGGACTTTATAACGGCGATCCAAGGGTCGGGCGCATGGAGGCATGCGGACTCGACTTTTCGATGCGCTTAAAGCAGGGAATAATCTTCGCCCAGGAGCTCGCTTACGCTCCCAATGCGAATAGCACAGATACGGGATATAAACTCAATACGCTTCCCGGCCGTTACAAGGCAGGTTTTTATTATCACGGCGGCACATTCCGGGACTACTATTCGGATGTCAACGGTTCTTCCGCCGCGATAACGGGATTGCCGGCAAAAAAGCATATAGGTAATTACGGATTATATTTCCACGCGGACCAGATGATATACCGGAAGCCCGGGACAAAGTGCAATGAAGGCATTACGCCGTTTGTGGTGGTTACGCTGGCGCCCGACAGTATAAATAAGTTCCCATTCTTTATCGACGGCGGGTTCGTATGGAAAGGCTCCGTCCCGACGCGAAAACATGACGTGATGGCTATAGGATTCTCGTATGGAAAGTATTCGAGCGACCTGGCGCATTACGAGCGCGATAATCAGGAAGTCAACGGCTCGACAACGCCGATACAAAGTTATGAACTCGCCTTCGACTTCTCATATAAACTCATGATAACACCCTGGATGTTCCTACAACCGGATATGCAGTATATCGTAAATCCCAGCGGTGGGCATAATATCGATAACGCTGTCGTGGTGGGCACAAGGTTCGGATTGACCTTTTAA
- a CDS encoding CHASE2 domain-containing protein: protein MPALYHKLVKEFLYDILVNMFTAKYNYSIRWVMALAVSATVILLYQFDIFERLELLTLDYRFKLKAPSAQASDIVFIDMAEDSIHSIGRWPWPRSWHATLITALSEYKPRAIVFDVLFSEPQDALDDSAMAEAMRQAQCVYLPVLFDFNIKNAPHFYDDGGVGASSAIEPIPQLKKYAKGEGHINAMPDIDGVLRRVPPVIMSDGKPVYQLGLKAGLDLLGVNERGGVSFDPVRHKMSVWLADNTSMKIPLDDKNQFIINWKAKWGREFKHFSYIDVIKAYAIVKKGGTKPAIDLNEFRGKICVIGLTAAGLTDIKPVPMENAYPAVGVNATMISNVLNKNFIHGLPKPYNMLIILLVSVLVTMYLFSLRLMGGIALAALGIVCYMALSVLLFNFFNILITVFYPVLAIALSYAVISLYAQIVQAAERANLFRQATHDGLTGLYNIRHFNLLLEAELKNVSVYKTRRLAIIMADIDNFKHINDTYGHRSGDVMLREFAKTIQSKCRRNDIVARYGGEEFIIMLTGAGEKEAFEVAEKIREAVQDRKIKFKNKVLSTTMSLGAAEFSGERDREDLIEKADSALYKAKSEGKNRVYLYSAISR from the coding sequence ATGCCTGCATTATACCACAAACTTGTAAAAGAGTTCCTTTATGATATACTTGTAAATATGTTTACCGCAAAATACAACTACAGTATTAGATGGGTGATGGCGCTTGCCGTTTCTGCGACGGTAATTCTTCTTTATCAGTTCGATATTTTCGAGCGCCTGGAACTTCTTACTCTGGATTATCGTTTCAAACTTAAAGCTCCGTCGGCACAAGCTTCCGACATAGTATTTATCGACATGGCCGAGGATAGCATCCATTCGATAGGCAGGTGGCCGTGGCCCAGGAGCTGGCACGCCACGCTTATAACAGCGCTCAGTGAATATAAGCCCAGGGCCATAGTCTTTGACGTGCTTTTTTCCGAGCCGCAGGATGCTTTGGACGATTCCGCTATGGCAGAAGCGATGCGGCAGGCGCAGTGCGTTTATCTACCCGTACTTTTCGACTTTAATATAAAAAACGCGCCGCATTTTTACGATGACGGTGGCGTAGGCGCGTCCTCGGCCATCGAACCGATTCCGCAGTTGAAAAAATACGCTAAAGGCGAAGGGCACATAAATGCCATGCCGGACATAGACGGTGTTTTAAGAAGAGTGCCGCCGGTTATAATGTCCGACGGGAAACCGGTATATCAGCTGGGGCTTAAGGCCGGGCTCGACCTTCTGGGCGTGAACGAACGCGGCGGCGTATCGTTCGATCCCGTACGGCACAAGATGTCGGTGTGGCTGGCGGATAACACTTCGATGAAGATACCGCTCGACGACAAAAATCAGTTTATTATAAACTGGAAGGCGAAATGGGGCAGAGAGTTTAAGCATTTTTCATATATAGATGTCATAAAGGCGTATGCTATCGTGAAAAAAGGCGGAACAAAGCCTGCAATCGATCTTAATGAGTTTAGAGGGAAGATATGCGTAATAGGATTGACGGCCGCCGGCCTTACCGATATAAAACCTGTGCCGATGGAGAACGCGTATCCTGCCGTAGGCGTGAACGCGACCATGATAAGTAATGTGTTGAATAAAAACTTTATTCACGGCCTCCCTAAGCCTTACAACATGCTCATTATACTGCTCGTATCCGTGCTCGTAACGATGTATCTTTTCAGCCTCCGTCTTATGGGAGGCATAGCCCTGGCGGCCCTGGGCATTGTCTGCTATATGGCGCTTTCGGTACTGCTATTTAATTTTTTCAATATCCTGATAACGGTATTTTATCCTGTTCTGGCCATAGCGTTATCTTATGCCGTCATATCGCTGTATGCCCAGATCGTTCAGGCCGCGGAGCGCGCGAATCTGTTCCGGCAGGCGACCCACGATGGGCTGACGGGGCTCTACAATATCCGGCATTTCAACCTTCTTCTCGAAGCCGAACTTAAAAACGTTTCTGTTTATAAAACAAGGCGGCTCGCGATAATTATGGCGGATATTGATAATTTTAAACATATCAACGACACCTACGGCCACCGTTCAGGCGATGTAATGCTGAGGGAGTTCGCGAAGACGATACAGTCGAAGTGTCGTCGCAACGATATTGTGGCAAGATACGGAGGAGAGGAATTCATAATAATGCTTACCGGCGCCGGCGAGAAGGAAGCGTTTGAGGTAGCTGAAAAGATACGCGAGGCCGTACAGGATAGGAAGATAAAATTTAAAAATAAAGTGCTCAGTACAACTATGAGCCTGGGCGCGGCCGAATTTTCGGGCGAACGCGACAGGGAAGATCTCATCGAAAAAGCCGACAGCGCTCTTTATAAAGCTAAGAGCGAAGGCAAAAACCGCGTATATCTATATTCCGCAATAAGTCGATAG
- a CDS encoding nucleotide pyrophosphohydrolase, with product MSEIKEITGKIIQFRDERDWMQFHDPKNMAVSIILEASELLEHFQWKTKEEVEKYVMQNKSEIKDEIADIALYLFELADNLGISLNSAMEEKLKKNATKYPVEKAKGKHTKYNKL from the coding sequence ATGAGTGAAATAAAAGAAATTACAGGGAAAATAATACAATTTAGGGATGAGCGTGACTGGATGCAATTTCATGACCCAAAGAATATGGCCGTTTCGATAATACTCGAAGCTTCTGAGCTTTTAGAGCATTTCCAGTGGAAGACGAAGGAAGAGGTTGAGAAATATGTTATGCAAAATAAGTCGGAAATCAAAGACGAAATTGCCGATATCGCGTTATACCTTTTTGAATTAGCCGATAATCTCGGGATCAGTTTGAATAGCGCTATGGAGGAAAAACTTAAAAAGAATGCGACGAAATATCCGGTAGAAAAAGCTAAAGGCAAACATACAAAGTATAATAAATTATGA
- a CDS encoding sugar porter family MFS transporter, protein MEQKNVPSFESHAKAFIYLTAAIAALAGLLFGYDTGVISGAILFIKDQFSLASHAVESVVSAVLLGAVIGAALSGALADRYGRKKVIIVTAILFAVGAIGASLALNVAMIIGFRLIIGIAIGVASYTAPLYISEISPPQARGALVSLNQLMITCGIVVSYLVDYVLSSGQNEWRWMFGLGAIPALILIVGMIALSESPRWLVSKNRDEEARKILMHTFPVQEVDKEITDIRNSLGVKESGWKELFEPWMRPALVVGIALAFFQQVTGINTIIYYAPTIFEFAGFASHKVSILATVGVGTVNVLMTLVAIWFLDRLGRKPLLYIGMTGMAISLGILGFAFHTPELASSLKMLTVLSVVGYIASFAISLGPIFWLIIAEIYPLKIRGRAMSLATVANWGCNMVVAATFLTLTDKLGKAGAFWFYGAVCIIGIIFCYFFVPETKGHTLENIEAYLRSGKRFGMLGSKEGAK, encoded by the coding sequence ATGGAACAAAAGAATGTGCCCTCGTTCGAAAGTCATGCCAAAGCATTCATATATCTTACCGCGGCCATAGCCGCGCTCGCCGGACTTCTCTTCGGATACGACACCGGCGTCATCTCAGGCGCGATACTCTTCATAAAGGATCAGTTCTCTCTGGCTTCACACGCGGTAGAAAGCGTCGTCAGCGCTGTCCTTTTGGGCGCGGTCATCGGCGCGGCATTATCGGGCGCCCTGGCGGATCGTTACGGACGGAAAAAAGTAATTATTGTAACTGCCATCCTCTTCGCGGTCGGCGCCATAGGCGCCTCGCTCGCTTTAAACGTCGCAATGATCATCGGATTCCGTCTCATCATAGGCATAGCTATCGGCGTCGCGTCATACACAGCCCCTCTCTACATCTCCGAAATATCGCCCCCGCAGGCAAGGGGCGCCTTGGTATCGTTAAACCAGCTCATGATAACCTGCGGCATAGTAGTGTCGTATCTTGTGGATTACGTGCTATCCTCCGGACAAAATGAATGGCGGTGGATGTTCGGCTTGGGCGCGATACCGGCACTTATACTTATCGTGGGAATGATAGCTCTATCCGAGAGTCCGCGCTGGCTCGTAAGTAAAAACCGTGATGAAGAGGCGCGCAAGATATTGATGCACACCTTCCCCGTCCAGGAAGTCGACAAAGAGATAACCGACATCCGCAATTCGCTCGGCGTCAAGGAGAGCGGCTGGAAGGAACTTTTCGAGCCGTGGATGAGGCCTGCCCTCGTTGTCGGCATCGCCTTAGCTTTCTTTCAGCAGGTAACGGGCATAAACACGATAATATATTATGCCCCGACGATATTCGAATTCGCAGGATTCGCCTCACACAAGGTTTCGATATTAGCCACTGTTGGCGTCGGAACAGTAAACGTTTTAATGACGCTTGTAGCGATATGGTTCCTGGACCGGCTGGGCAGAAAACCGCTTCTTTATATAGGAATGACGGGTATGGCGATATCGCTCGGCATACTCGGATTCGCGTTTCACACACCTGAGCTTGCCAGCTCCCTTAAAATGCTGACCGTGTTAAGTGTCGTGGGGTACATCGCCTCATTCGCTATATCGCTCGGGCCTATATTCTGGCTCATAATCGCGGAGATATACCCGCTGAAAATACGCGGCAGGGCGATGAGCCTGGCCACCGTCGCAAACTGGGGATGCAATATGGTCGTCGCCGCCACATTCCTTACGCTCACGGATAAGCTCGGCAAGGCAGGCGCCTTCTGGTTCTACGGCGCGGTGTGTATAATAGGCATAATATTCTGTTACTTCTTCGTCCCGGAAACAAAAGGGCACACGCTCGAAAATATAGAAGCCTATCTGCGCTCGGGTAAGCGTTTCGGCATGCTCGGCTCGAAGGAGGGCGCGAAATGA
- a CDS encoding PilZ domain-containing protein, translating to MSDNFAGADRRKFFRYRHDGQAHFKEISLKDHSVSDLADAVTKNLSASGMLFNSVYPPRLSSIIILDVDYRTTRLCEEIEELALIVDNRLLGKVVRIEDNDNGSYDIGVAFIKKSENLPQEVTTLIK from the coding sequence ATGTCGGACAATTTTGCGGGCGCGGATAGAAGAAAATTTTTCCGGTACAGGCATGACGGACAGGCGCATTTTAAAGAGATATCTTTAAAAGACCATTCGGTATCCGACCTGGCCGACGCCGTTACTAAAAACTTAAGCGCATCGGGCATGCTCTTCAATAGCGTATATCCGCCGAGGCTGTCCAGTATAATCATCCTCGATGTCGACTATAGGACGACGAGGCTTTGCGAAGAGATCGAAGAACTCGCTCTCATAGTCGATAATCGGCTTTTGGGAAAAGTGGTAAGGATAGAGGACAACGATAATGGGTCTTACGATATAGGAGTGGCGTTTATAAAAAAGTCGGAAAATCTTCCTCAGGAGGTAACTACGCTTATAAAATAG
- a CDS encoding vitamin B12 dependent-methionine synthase activation domain-containing protein, producing MKIKAENITIDWEWVEKHVSERERLGKINAGDTRESVLKHLKEALAIARLKAVPAVTFIKKPILTSCASSLTIDGGIMLSSKELSAHLKGSSCIYAFAVTIGKSVEDTASRYMTKDDHLLGYFLDRIGSFAVESMAKNMEDNLRNKLASEGLSVSMRFSPGYCDWPIEEQFKLSKIIDFSAIGITLTESCMMTPKKSISAVVGAGPKELFSKVKSPCEVCSMRTCDYRRKS from the coding sequence ATGAAAATTAAGGCTGAAAATATAACCATCGACTGGGAGTGGGTCGAAAAACACGTATCGGAGCGAGAGCGCCTCGGAAAAATTAACGCGGGCGATACGCGCGAATCGGTATTGAAACACCTGAAAGAAGCGCTCGCGATAGCCAGGTTAAAGGCTGTGCCTGCGGTAACTTTTATAAAAAAACCGATTTTAACATCCTGCGCTTCCTCACTCACCATAGATGGCGGCATAATGCTATCGAGCAAAGAGCTCTCCGCCCATCTAAAGGGGTCTTCCTGCATATATGCGTTCGCGGTAACTATCGGAAAAAGCGTCGAAGACACCGCCAGCCGATACATGACTAAGGATGATCATCTGCTGGGGTATTTTTTGGACAGGATAGGATCTTTCGCGGTCGAATCGATGGCAAAAAACATGGAAGATAACCTAAGAAATAAGCTGGCCTCTGAGGGCTTAAGCGTTTCTATGCGATTCAGCCCAGGCTATTGCGACTGGCCGATCGAGGAACAGTTTAAACTCTCTAAAATTATAGATTTCTCCGCAATAGGCATTACGCTCACCGAAAGTTGTATGATGACCCCGAAGAAATCGATATCCGCGGTAGTCGGCGCGGGCCCGAAGGAATTATTCTCGAAGGTAAAATCACCGTGTGAGGTGTGTAGTATGAGGACTTGCGATTACCGCAGGAAGAGCTAA